One Chitinophaga sp. H8 DNA window includes the following coding sequences:
- a CDS encoding zinc metallopeptidase, whose translation MTPGMMILSLIFVGISMLVSFRLKNKFKEYSQVPLASGLTGRQIAEKMLLDNNIRDVQVISVEGFLSDHYNPANKTVNLSPDVYNGATVAAAAVAAHECGHAVQHATSYQWLQLRSKLVPVVQISSSLVQWVLLGGILLISVFPQLLLAGIILFAITTLFAVITLPVEFDASKRALAWLDRSRITGGQEHDKAKDALWWAAMTYVVAAVASIATLFYYIMIYMGGSRRN comes from the coding sequence ATGACACCAGGAATGATGATATTGTCTTTGATATTTGTGGGGATCAGCATGCTGGTTAGCTTCCGTTTAAAAAACAAATTTAAGGAATACAGCCAGGTACCGCTGGCTTCTGGGCTTACAGGGCGTCAGATCGCGGAGAAAATGCTGCTGGACAATAATATACGTGATGTGCAGGTGATTTCAGTAGAAGGCTTTCTGTCGGATCACTACAACCCGGCTAATAAGACGGTGAATTTAAGCCCGGATGTATATAATGGAGCCACAGTGGCTGCTGCTGCGGTAGCCGCCCATGAGTGCGGCCATGCTGTACAGCATGCTACTTCCTATCAATGGCTGCAATTACGCTCTAAACTGGTACCAGTGGTGCAGATTAGTTCCAGCCTGGTACAATGGGTACTACTGGGAGGGATCCTGCTGATAAGTGTTTTCCCGCAGCTGCTACTGGCAGGTATTATCCTGTTTGCCATTACCACGCTTTTTGCCGTGATTACCCTGCCGGTGGAATTTGATGCCTCCAAAAGGGCACTGGCCTGGCTGGACCGCAGCCGGATTACAGGAGGACAGGAACATGATAAAGCTAAAGACGCCTTATGGTGGGCAGCTATGACTTATGTAGTAGCGGCAGTAGCTTCTATTGCTACCCTCTTTTACTATATTATGATCTATATGGGAGGAAGTCGTCGTAATTAA
- a CDS encoding ComF family protein translates to MFTRLYASLLHLFYPHNCDVCGTDLSGKEEVLCFQCQHKLPVTNFQQYDDNPVEKIYRGRTAVQHAMAGYYYTQSSHLRQLIHLFKYQGRKDVALYLGRQMGFMLNKSKWLHEISCIVPVPLNSAKEKQRGYNQSALLAHGIATVVQKPVITNALYRHKHTSTQTHKNRADRWQNVAAVFAPANIQSVSGQHVLLIDDVITTGATTEACSNILLTANATVSIGCLAFAYN, encoded by the coding sequence ATGTTTACCCGGCTATATGCCTCCCTGCTTCATTTATTTTATCCGCATAATTGTGATGTTTGCGGCACAGACCTTAGCGGAAAGGAGGAAGTACTTTGTTTCCAATGCCAGCACAAGCTGCCGGTTACTAACTTTCAACAATATGATGATAACCCTGTGGAAAAAATCTACCGGGGCCGAACCGCTGTACAACATGCCATGGCAGGTTATTATTACACACAGTCTTCCCATCTCCGGCAACTCATCCACCTGTTTAAATACCAGGGACGTAAAGATGTTGCACTTTACCTGGGCAGACAAATGGGCTTTATGCTTAACAAAAGTAAATGGTTACACGAAATCAGCTGTATCGTTCCGGTACCACTGAACAGCGCCAAAGAAAAACAAAGAGGTTATAATCAGTCTGCCTTACTGGCTCATGGGATAGCTACCGTTGTACAAAAACCAGTGATCACCAACGCACTTTACAGACATAAACATACCAGTACCCAAACACATAAAAACCGGGCCGACAGGTGGCAAAATGTAGCCGCTGTATTTGCACCGGCAAACATCCAATCCGTTAGCGGGCAACATGTGCTGCTTATAGATGATGTTATAACCACAGGGGCCACTACCGAGGCATGTAGTAATATCCTGCTTACTGCAAATGCCACCGTTAGTATTGGCTGTCTCGCATTTGCTTATAATTAA
- a CDS encoding SusC/RagA family TonB-linked outer membrane protein, whose translation MSIFLLLCHFTYAQELTLAGRVTDEDGSTPLPDVIVKVKGASGGALTAGDGSFKLVIPSGAQILTFSHQRFVYKEVNIAGQQHILVKLSANKDLSEVVVVGYGTQARRYFTGAASRIDGRDIENIPVASFESALQGKAAGVVVESGSGKVGQAIRMRIRGTASVTAGSQPLYVIDGLPMITDNMTDRFNDPTSALSDINPNDIAAVEILKDAAAAAIYGARAANGVVLITTRKGKASEKTQVSLNISHSFSKPTKKRGFLTGKEYADLLMERATNDGKWAYKYKNPDLYPDFATEQEGIDFMKGSAKGVLDYFTLGADWQQTPPNTNWEDLMYRDVAHSSQVDLAVSGGSEKTKFYISGFYNDQEATIKTNRFRRYGARINLDHKASEKLSLGINLAVNRAQLDRVAADNSYSSGGQLVAQMPVSPLYDPVTKWYNTTTLYANGMIDAALNSNTQITFRTLGNVYGSYQLLPSLSFRSELGADIYSITEDLYKGQRAADGAGIGRGYSGYLQHATINTNNYFTYNPILGGAHSLQATLGMSYLQNDLRSNAISGERFPSDAIKTLSAAAVITRGTSDKQQYSFLSYFLRANYAYQGKYLATFSVRADGSSRFGPDNRYGVFPAGSLGWLISEEDFLKDQDVLSFLKLKGSYGLTGNAEIGNDRYLTLMEITGYPNMSGYRPIQLGNPDLHWEKTAQSDIGLEFGFLNNRITGEVDFYNKQTSGLLLMTNVPAVSGYSYMYSNVGNLENRGVEILLNSRNIERNGFSWTTSLNLAYNKNKIKNLGGQVIESEYKEQRAVEGQPLGVFFMPEFAGVDKQTGDALYYDKDGKTTANYFQAENRVVGKSNPDWTGGLTNTLSYKGFDLNVLFTFVQGNKIYNRAGKYQTNFTGFDNQTRDILRRWQGPDDETDIPRLTSIFNNGDALSSRWLYDGSYVRLKSLSLGYTLPARALAALHIANARVYASGYNLWTGSKYISDPEVNTGVGVTNNIGGGIDLYSIPQARTITLGLNVTF comes from the coding sequence ATGAGCATATTCCTGCTCCTATGCCATTTTACCTATGCCCAGGAATTGACACTTGCCGGACGCGTAACAGATGAAGACGGTTCTACACCGTTGCCGGATGTGATTGTAAAAGTAAAAGGAGCCAGCGGAGGGGCGCTTACTGCCGGAGATGGCAGTTTTAAATTGGTGATCCCATCCGGTGCACAAATCCTGACCTTTTCCCACCAACGTTTTGTTTACAAGGAGGTTAACATAGCCGGTCAGCAACATATACTAGTTAAATTAAGCGCTAATAAAGATTTATCTGAAGTAGTAGTGGTAGGGTATGGTACCCAGGCCAGGCGTTATTTTACCGGGGCGGCTTCCAGGATTGATGGCCGGGATATAGAAAATATACCGGTAGCCAGCTTTGAATCTGCCCTGCAGGGTAAAGCGGCGGGTGTAGTAGTGGAATCAGGTAGTGGCAAGGTGGGACAGGCCATCCGGATGCGTATCCGTGGTACAGCTTCTGTTACTGCCGGTAGCCAGCCTTTATATGTGATAGATGGGCTACCTATGATCACGGATAATATGACCGACCGTTTTAATGACCCTACCAGTGCATTATCAGACATTAATCCGAATGATATTGCTGCGGTAGAGATATTGAAAGATGCTGCTGCGGCGGCTATTTATGGGGCCAGGGCTGCAAATGGTGTAGTGCTGATCACTACCCGAAAAGGTAAAGCAAGCGAAAAGACACAGGTATCCCTGAACATTAGTCATAGTTTCAGTAAGCCTACCAAAAAAAGAGGCTTCCTAACCGGAAAGGAATATGCCGATCTGTTGATGGAAAGGGCTACCAATGACGGAAAATGGGCTTATAAGTACAAAAATCCTGACCTATATCCGGACTTTGCTACTGAACAGGAAGGTATTGACTTCATGAAAGGGAGTGCAAAGGGAGTGCTGGATTACTTTACCCTGGGAGCCGACTGGCAGCAAACCCCACCGAATACTAATTGGGAAGATCTGATGTACCGGGACGTGGCGCATTCCAGTCAGGTAGATCTGGCCGTTTCCGGAGGCTCTGAAAAGACAAAATTTTATATTTCCGGATTCTATAACGACCAGGAAGCTACTATAAAAACAAACCGTTTCAGAAGATATGGGGCAAGGATCAACCTGGATCATAAAGCCAGTGAAAAGTTGTCGTTGGGGATTAACCTGGCAGTAAACAGAGCGCAACTAGACCGGGTAGCAGCAGATAATTCCTATTCTTCAGGAGGGCAGCTGGTAGCCCAAATGCCTGTTTCTCCGTTGTATGATCCGGTTACCAAATGGTATAATACCACTACCCTCTACGCTAACGGGATGATTGATGCTGCACTGAATTCCAATACACAGATTACCTTCCGCACCCTTGGAAATGTATATGGAAGCTATCAGCTCCTGCCTTCACTGAGTTTTCGCTCTGAATTGGGCGCAGATATCTATTCTATTACAGAGGATTTGTATAAAGGCCAGCGTGCTGCTGATGGGGCTGGTATTGGCCGAGGATACTCCGGCTACCTCCAGCATGCTACGATTAATACCAATAACTATTTTACCTATAACCCCATTTTGGGCGGAGCACATAGTTTGCAGGCCACACTGGGGATGAGCTATCTTCAGAATGATCTGAGAAGTAATGCTATTTCAGGAGAGCGATTCCCTTCTGATGCCATCAAAACATTATCTGCTGCTGCAGTCATTACACGAGGCACTTCAGACAAGCAGCAATATAGTTTCCTGTCTTACTTTCTGCGTGCTAACTATGCGTATCAGGGTAAATACCTGGCCACTTTCAGTGTTCGTGCAGATGGCTCTTCCCGTTTCGGGCCGGATAACCGGTATGGCGTATTTCCTGCAGGATCCTTGGGGTGGCTGATTTCTGAAGAAGATTTTCTGAAAGACCAGGATGTATTAAGCTTCCTGAAACTGAAGGGTAGTTACGGTTTGACAGGTAATGCAGAAATTGGAAATGACAGGTATCTTACGCTGATGGAGATCACCGGATACCCTAATATGTCAGGATACCGGCCTATCCAGTTGGGAAATCCAGACCTACACTGGGAAAAAACAGCGCAATCTGACATAGGTCTGGAGTTCGGATTTTTAAATAACCGTATCACTGGGGAGGTGGATTTTTATAATAAGCAAACTTCAGGGTTGTTGTTGATGACCAATGTTCCTGCTGTCAGTGGGTACAGTTATATGTACAGCAATGTTGGTAATCTTGAAAACAGGGGTGTGGAGATATTGCTCAATTCCCGTAATATAGAAAGAAACGGTTTCAGCTGGACCACCAGCCTGAACCTGGCATACAATAAGAACAAGATAAAAAATCTGGGGGGCCAGGTAATAGAAAGTGAGTACAAAGAACAACGGGCAGTAGAAGGCCAACCTTTAGGCGTGTTTTTTATGCCGGAGTTTGCCGGTGTGGACAAACAAACCGGTGATGCACTTTATTATGATAAAGATGGAAAAACGACAGCCAATTATTTCCAGGCTGAAAACAGGGTAGTGGGCAAATCCAATCCTGACTGGACGGGAGGATTGACGAATACGCTTTCTTATAAAGGATTTGACCTGAATGTGCTGTTTACTTTTGTACAGGGAAATAAGATCTATAACCGTGCGGGCAAGTATCAGACTAACTTCACTGGTTTTGATAACCAGACCCGGGATATATTGCGGAGGTGGCAAGGGCCTGACGATGAAACAGATATTCCCAGACTGACCAGTATATTTAATAATGGGGATGCATTATCCTCCCGCTGGCTATATGATGGTTCCTATGTCCGCTTAAAATCACTTTCTCTTGGATATACTCTTCCTGCCCGTGCACTGGCTGCACTGCATATTGCAAATGCCCGCGTATATGCGTCAGGGTATAACTTATGGACTGGCAGCAAATACATCAGTGATCCTGAAGTAAATACAGGCGTGGGGGTTACCAATAACATCGGCGGGGGAATAGATCTTTATTCCATTCCACAGGCCCGCACGATTACGCTGGGATTAAATGTCACGTTTTAA
- the radA gene encoding DNA repair protein RadA produces MAKIKTAFFCQNCGYESAKWSGKCPSCDQWNTFVEEKIQKDIPLRQQEWKSDHARVHKIVNLAEVTSTEEERWLTPDAELNRVLGGGIVPGSLVLVGGEPGIGKSTLFLQNALQLKQIKTLYISGEESEQQIKMRADRIGIKNDQFYLLTETSTQTIFQEIKKLQPQLVIVDSIQTLQSPFIESAPGSVSQIRETTAEMQRFAKESNTPVFLIGHITKDGTIAGPKILEHMVDTVLQFEGDQHYAYRILRTIKNRFGSTAELGIYEMTGQGLRQVTNPSEILISQREDALSGITIAATMEGMRPMLIEVQALVTQSVYGTPQRTATGFDSRRLQLLLAVLEKRGGFHFGVKDVFLNIVGGIKIEDPSIDLAVLCALLSSYEDTAIPNKVCFAGEVGLSGEIRAVNRIEQRIAEAEKLGFDKIFISRYNKKGTDFSKFNIEVIAVGRVEEVYQRLF; encoded by the coding sequence ATGGCTAAAATTAAAACAGCTTTCTTCTGTCAGAATTGTGGATATGAGTCTGCGAAATGGAGTGGTAAATGCCCCAGTTGTGATCAATGGAATACCTTTGTAGAAGAAAAAATACAGAAAGATATTCCACTGCGCCAGCAGGAATGGAAATCAGATCATGCACGTGTACATAAAATTGTAAATCTTGCGGAAGTAACCAGCACGGAAGAAGAAAGATGGCTGACGCCGGATGCAGAACTGAACAGGGTTTTAGGTGGTGGTATCGTACCAGGATCCCTGGTACTGGTAGGTGGAGAACCTGGTATTGGTAAATCTACCCTGTTCCTACAGAATGCATTACAACTAAAGCAGATTAAAACACTTTATATCAGTGGGGAAGAAAGTGAACAGCAGATTAAAATGAGGGCAGACCGTATCGGGATAAAGAACGATCAGTTCTACCTGCTTACCGAAACTTCTACACAAACTATTTTCCAGGAAATAAAGAAATTACAACCACAACTGGTCATTGTTGACTCTATTCAAACGTTACAATCTCCTTTTATTGAATCTGCTCCCGGCAGTGTATCACAGATCCGGGAAACAACTGCAGAAATGCAACGATTTGCAAAGGAAAGTAATACTCCTGTGTTCCTTATAGGCCATATCACCAAAGATGGTACCATTGCCGGCCCAAAAATACTGGAACATATGGTAGATACCGTACTCCAGTTTGAAGGGGATCAACATTATGCTTACCGCATTTTACGCACCATTAAAAACAGGTTTGGTTCTACCGCCGAACTGGGCATCTACGAAATGACCGGCCAGGGATTACGGCAGGTGACCAATCCTTCAGAAATACTGATCTCACAAAGGGAAGATGCATTGAGCGGCATTACTATTGCTGCTACCATGGAAGGTATGCGGCCTATGCTTATTGAAGTACAGGCACTGGTAACACAGTCGGTCTATGGTACCCCGCAACGTACCGCTACCGGTTTTGACTCGCGCAGGCTCCAGCTGTTGCTGGCCGTACTGGAAAAACGTGGCGGCTTCCACTTTGGTGTGAAAGATGTATTCTTAAATATCGTTGGCGGCATCAAAATAGAAGACCCCTCCATTGATCTGGCGGTATTATGTGCGCTCCTCTCTTCCTATGAAGATACGGCTATCCCCAACAAAGTTTGTTTTGCGGGGGAAGTAGGCCTGAGTGGTGAAATTCGTGCAGTAAACCGTATCGAACAACGAATTGCGGAAGCAGAAAAGCTGGGCTTCGATAAAATATTCATCTCCAGATATAATAAAAAAGGTACCGATTTCAGTAAATTTAATATTGAAGTAATAGCAGTAGGAAGAGTAGAAGAAGTATATCAGCGATTGTTTTAA